The Mycobacteriales bacterium genome contains the following window.
AGGTGCCGCCGCGCATCCTCGACCAGCAGGTCGGTCGCGGCACCATCCTGCAGGAGGCGATCCAGGAGGCGCTGCCGCAGTTCTACGGCCAGGCCGTGGACGAGAACAACGTGCGCCCGCTCGGGCAACCGGAGGTCGACATCACCGAGGTGCCGGCCGAGGAGGGTCAGGAGCTGAAGTTCACCGCCGAGGTGGACGTCCGCCCGGAGATCTCC
Protein-coding sequences here:
- a CDS encoding trigger factor family protein, whose protein sequence is MKSAVETLGPTRVRLTVEVPFDDLKPSVDAAYKKVAQQVRIRGFRPGKVPPRILDQQVGRGTILQEAIQEALPQFYGQAVDENNVRPLGQPEVDITEVPAEEGQELKFTAEVDVRPEIS